One genomic window of Actinoplanes lobatus includes the following:
- a CDS encoding MFS transporter — MRAALNTTFLSLRVPNYRLFAGGQLVKLVGVWMMFTAQDWLVLELSGDSPGALGMVTALQFVPVMLLTLWSGRLADRYDKRKLLIAANAAFAAFAILFAVLVAAGVVELWHVFVSALFLGIANAVETPVRQAFVSELVELRLLPNALALSAATFNIARISGPALAGVLLAVLSTPGVFLISTALAVAPVFTYLRMRPAELHGADRRAGDGARVIDGLRYVGKRHDLLLPIGMMAVIGMIGFNFPVTLAALAKIEFNAGPSSFGLLTTCLAVGSLGGALAGTRRRTRPGVYKVIGAALFFGVFEFAVGFAPNFAVAALLLVPTGFFSIYLAQGANHRVQMGVDPAFRGRVMALYVLVFLGSTPIGATLSGWWGERFGVPSSIWAAGLVSFVAALGALAWQLRASGERLRIEKRPSRRIRLAVTPVVPRPRSTSCAHAEPLAHSGSGVNV; from the coding sequence GTGCGGGCAGCCCTGAACACCACATTCCTATCCCTTCGGGTTCCGAACTACCGACTGTTCGCCGGCGGGCAGCTGGTGAAGCTGGTCGGGGTGTGGATGATGTTCACCGCCCAGGACTGGCTGGTACTCGAGCTCTCCGGCGACTCACCCGGGGCACTGGGCATGGTCACGGCGCTTCAGTTCGTACCGGTGATGCTCCTGACCCTCTGGAGTGGCCGCCTGGCCGACCGGTACGACAAGCGCAAGCTGCTGATCGCGGCGAACGCCGCCTTCGCGGCCTTCGCGATCCTCTTCGCGGTGCTGGTCGCGGCCGGGGTGGTCGAGCTGTGGCACGTGTTCGTGTCCGCGCTGTTCCTCGGCATCGCGAACGCGGTGGAGACCCCGGTGCGGCAGGCGTTCGTCTCCGAGCTGGTCGAGCTGCGGCTGCTGCCGAATGCGCTGGCGCTCTCCGCGGCCACCTTCAACATCGCCCGGATCAGCGGCCCGGCCCTGGCCGGCGTGCTGCTCGCGGTGCTCTCCACGCCCGGGGTGTTCCTGATCTCGACGGCGCTGGCGGTCGCGCCGGTCTTCACCTACCTGCGGATGCGCCCCGCCGAGCTGCACGGCGCCGACCGCCGGGCCGGTGACGGCGCCCGGGTGATCGACGGTCTGCGCTACGTCGGCAAGCGGCACGACCTGCTGCTGCCGATCGGCATGATGGCCGTGATCGGCATGATCGGCTTCAACTTCCCGGTCACGCTGGCCGCCCTCGCGAAGATCGAGTTCAACGCCGGCCCGTCGTCGTTCGGCCTGCTCACCACATGTCTGGCCGTCGGCTCGCTGGGCGGCGCGCTGGCCGGCACCCGCCGCCGGACCCGTCCCGGCGTCTACAAGGTGATCGGCGCGGCGCTGTTCTTCGGGGTGTTCGAGTTCGCGGTCGGGTTCGCGCCCAACTTCGCGGTCGCGGCGCTGCTGCTGGTCCCCACCGGCTTCTTCTCGATCTACCTGGCCCAGGGAGCGAACCACCGGGTGCAGATGGGCGTCGACCCGGCGTTCCGGGGCCGGGTCATGGCCCTGTACGTGCTGGTCTTCCTCGGCAGCACACCGATCGGGGCGACGCTCTCCGGCTGGTGGGGCGAGCGTTTCGGGGTGCCGTCGAGCATCTGGGCGGCCGGTCTGGTCAGCTTCGTGGCCGCGCTGGGCGCGCTGGCCTGGCAGCTGCGGGCCAGCGGCGAGCGGCTGCGGATCGAGAAGCGGCCGAGCCGGCGGATCCGGCTGGCCGTCACCCCGGTGGTGCCGCGGCCGCGGAGCACGTCCTGCGCGCACGCCGAACCGCTCGCGCACTCCGGTTCCGGCGTGAACGTCTGA
- a CDS encoding futalosine hydrolase, which produces MTAYPLLIVTAVAAEADAFRTHLDPDRAVVEAVGVGPAAAAAGTARLLATGHYRAVLSAGIGGGFPGRAPVGSLVIATHSIAADLGAESPGGFLPIEELGFGSSVLDADPTLVKALRTALPEAIPGEILTLATVTGTTETADRLATRFPLAAAEAMEGYGVAVAASGAGLPFAELRAVSNPIGPRDRAAWRLADAFAALRAATPALNALL; this is translated from the coding sequence GTGACCGCGTACCCCCTCCTGATCGTGACCGCGGTGGCCGCCGAGGCCGATGCCTTCCGCACCCACCTCGACCCGGACCGTGCCGTGGTCGAAGCCGTAGGCGTCGGGCCGGCCGCGGCCGCCGCCGGAACCGCCCGCCTGCTCGCCACCGGCCATTACCGCGCGGTGCTCAGCGCCGGCATCGGCGGCGGTTTCCCCGGCCGGGCCCCGGTCGGCAGCCTGGTGATCGCGACCCACAGCATCGCCGCCGACCTGGGCGCCGAATCCCCCGGCGGCTTCCTCCCGATCGAGGAGCTCGGCTTCGGCAGCAGCGTCCTCGACGCCGATCCGACCCTGGTCAAGGCTTTGCGAACCGCCCTGCCCGAGGCGATCCCCGGCGAGATCCTCACCCTCGCCACGGTCACCGGCACGACGGAGACCGCCGACCGCCTGGCCACCCGCTTTCCCCTCGCCGCGGCGGAGGCGATGGAGGGGTACGGCGTGGCCGTCGCCGCATCCGGAGCCGGCCTGCCCTTCGCCGAACTCCGCGCCGTCTCCAACCCGATCGGCCCCCGCGACCGCGCCGCCTGGCGCCTGGCCGACGCTTTCGCCGCCCTCCGGGCCGCCACCCCGGCCCTCAACGCACTTCTTTGA
- a CDS encoding DUF3027 domain-containing protein has product MGSRCGDPGSVGNNGRVTSRTTTRAARLDQVCADAVGVARGAITEVDPTDIGEHLEVVAEADRVVTHFFESHLAGYQGWRWAVTVTRVPRSRHVTVCETVLLPGPDALLAPGWVPWNERVQPGDLGVGDLMPTAPDDDRLTPGYVLSDDAAVEDVSWELGLGRSRVMSKDGRMETAQRWYDGDAGPEAPISAAAPRNARCGTCGFYLPLAGTMRQMFGVCGNLYAPDDGRAVSADHGCGAHSEALLSTAEQPVDELPTVYDDSEVEAVAVSRGHGSVESGEPAEDYGHS; this is encoded by the coding sequence CTGGGGAGTCGTTGCGGGGACCCGGGTTCGGTAGGCAACAATGGGCGGGTGACCTCCAGGACCACCACCCGCGCCGCCCGACTCGACCAGGTCTGTGCCGATGCTGTCGGGGTGGCCCGTGGTGCCATCACCGAAGTGGATCCCACTGACATCGGCGAGCATCTCGAAGTCGTCGCCGAGGCCGATCGGGTCGTAACCCATTTCTTCGAGAGCCATCTGGCCGGTTACCAGGGCTGGCGTTGGGCCGTGACGGTGACCCGCGTCCCGCGCAGCCGGCACGTCACGGTCTGCGAGACGGTGCTGCTGCCCGGCCCGGACGCGCTGCTCGCCCCCGGCTGGGTGCCGTGGAACGAGCGGGTGCAGCCAGGCGACCTGGGTGTCGGCGACCTGATGCCGACCGCGCCCGACGACGACCGGCTCACCCCGGGCTATGTGCTCAGCGACGACGCGGCCGTCGAGGACGTCTCCTGGGAGCTGGGCCTCGGCCGGTCCCGGGTGATGTCCAAGGACGGCCGGATGGAGACCGCCCAGCGGTGGTATGACGGCGACGCCGGCCCGGAGGCGCCGATCTCCGCGGCCGCCCCGCGCAACGCCCGCTGCGGCACCTGCGGCTTCTACCTTCCGCTCGCCGGGACGATGCGGCAGATGTTCGGCGTCTGCGGCAATCTGTACGCGCCGGACGACGGCCGGGCGGTCAGCGCCGACCACGGCTGCGGCGCCCACTCGGAGGCGCTGCTCAGCACGGCCGAGCAGCCGGTCGACGAGCTGCCCACGGTCTACGACGACAGCGAGGTGGAGGCCGTGGCGGTCAGCCGCGGGCACGGCTCGGTGGAGTCCGGCGAGCCGGCCGAGGATTACGGCCACAGCTAG
- a CDS encoding DUF2530 domain-containing protein: MSDLSPATHAGDPLPALTVVTGTKPRPAPLDPPMVPFALAGVAAFAVATLITWLTDAPGLWFQTCLAGLLWGIPGTLTMVVHDRNRRRRRALTHPEFTVDA, encoded by the coding sequence GTGAGTGACCTGTCTCCCGCCACGCACGCCGGCGACCCGCTGCCGGCTCTCACCGTGGTGACCGGGACGAAACCACGGCCCGCGCCACTCGATCCCCCGATGGTCCCGTTCGCGCTGGCCGGCGTCGCCGCCTTCGCCGTCGCGACGTTGATCACATGGCTCACCGATGCGCCCGGCCTGTGGTTCCAGACCTGCCTGGCCGGACTGCTGTGGGGCATCCCGGGCACGCTGACCATGGTCGTGCACGACCGGAACAGACGGCGCCGCCGGGCGCTGACGCACCCGGAGTTCACCGTCGACGCCTAG
- a CDS encoding MarR family winged helix-turn-helix transcriptional regulator gives MTTERTTAESLAKTLRDAIIRFSRRVRQARPVGDLTFSQLSALTSLQLAGALTPRELADVERVQPPTMTKIVGKLEERGLVARTPHPTDGRQVILAATDEGRAVYALHERARNEWLAVQLDRLTPEERDTLAHAAEILQRVARG, from the coding sequence ATGACGACGGAGCGCACGACAGCGGAATCGCTGGCCAAGACGCTGCGGGATGCGATCATCCGGTTCAGCCGGCGGGTCCGGCAGGCCCGCCCCGTGGGTGACCTGACGTTCAGTCAGCTGTCCGCGCTGACCAGCCTCCAGCTGGCCGGCGCGCTGACTCCGCGTGAGCTCGCCGACGTGGAACGCGTCCAGCCCCCGACGATGACGAAGATCGTGGGGAAGCTGGAGGAGCGCGGGCTCGTCGCGCGTACGCCGCACCCGACCGACGGGCGCCAGGTGATCCTGGCCGCCACGGACGAGGGCCGGGCGGTTTACGCACTGCACGAGCGGGCCCGTAACGAGTGGCTCGCCGTCCAGCTGGACCGGCTCACTCCCGAGGAACGGGACACCCTGGCGCACGCTGCGGAGATCCTGCAGCGGGTCGCCCGGGGCTGA
- a CDS encoding MFS transporter, translated as MVPMPLLPTLGRTVGTGIKAARLLVRGSVRGGAWATRRVGSARARGAANEIGMIRLFDLHAVSCAGDALIAIGLAGTIFSVPLGEARSKVGLYLLITMVPFALLAPIVGPLLDHFRHGRRYALAATFLGRAFLAYVMSDNLLEWGLYPAAFGVLALSRAYGVARSAAVPRLLPEGVGLSQVGARASVYGTFAGILVAPIGLLAFKFGPQWPLRVATLIFLIGMVVSLRLPPRADSDPPEELPRAWHTVLRMGRGGDRPLSGPLVVATLIGSSSLRLLYGFLLLFLTFAIMGGQLTTSMLGVELSRGAAVGLVGAALAIGTFVSTAAGTGLRIRRPLALQSSGLIVTAGVAVLTAIFYNLAMVTLLALLTAIFSGIAKLAVDASIQERVPERQRATAFAHSETALMLAWVAGGGLGIIPFDGRLGIGFAALLAVLAAARAAWSAARLHNERLAGRPDALPLDPDTDPTDPDALWTSTAVDTAPANGSRPGGDPARRTTPKSPRVTGPTSRTRKVAATTPAPRRPADSGPGDTERLHPPSTGRRWWGGRRKNTATEPARPAARTENRDWDDDLTGGPTTRNPAAPPGFHVYRPSSATPGTSNDDGEDL; from the coding sequence ATGGTTCCCATGCCGCTGCTTCCCACTCTCGGACGCACCGTCGGCACCGGCATCAAGGCCGCCCGCCTGCTGGTGCGCGGCTCGGTGCGCGGCGGCGCCTGGGCCACCCGTCGCGTCGGCTCGGCCCGTGCCCGCGGAGCCGCCAACGAGATCGGCATGATCCGGCTCTTCGACCTGCACGCCGTCTCGTGCGCGGGCGACGCCCTCATCGCGATCGGCCTGGCCGGCACCATCTTCAGCGTCCCGCTCGGCGAGGCACGCAGCAAGGTGGGGCTCTACCTGCTCATCACGATGGTCCCGTTCGCGCTGCTCGCGCCGATCGTCGGCCCGCTGCTCGACCACTTCCGGCACGGCCGCCGGTACGCATTGGCAGCCACCTTCCTGGGCCGCGCCTTCCTGGCCTACGTGATGTCCGACAACCTGCTCGAGTGGGGTCTCTATCCGGCGGCCTTCGGGGTGCTCGCGCTCTCCCGGGCGTACGGGGTGGCCCGCTCCGCCGCCGTGCCACGCCTGCTGCCGGAAGGTGTCGGGCTGTCCCAGGTGGGCGCGCGGGCCAGCGTCTACGGCACCTTCGCGGGCATCCTGGTGGCGCCGATCGGCCTGCTCGCCTTCAAGTTCGGGCCACAGTGGCCGCTGCGGGTCGCCACCCTGATCTTCCTCATCGGCATGGTCGTGTCGCTCCGCCTGCCGCCCCGCGCCGATTCCGACCCGCCGGAGGAGTTGCCCCGTGCCTGGCACACCGTGCTGCGCATGGGCCGCGGCGGGGACCGCCCGCTCTCCGGCCCCCTGGTCGTCGCCACCCTGATCGGCAGCAGCAGCCTGCGCCTGCTCTACGGCTTCCTGCTGCTCTTCCTCACCTTCGCGATCATGGGCGGCCAGCTGACCACCTCGATGCTCGGCGTGGAGCTCTCTCGCGGCGCCGCGGTCGGCCTGGTCGGCGCCGCCCTGGCGATCGGCACCTTCGTCTCCACGGCGGCCGGCACCGGCCTGCGCATCCGGCGGCCCCTGGCCCTCCAGTCCAGCGGCCTGATCGTCACGGCCGGTGTGGCGGTGCTCACCGCGATCTTCTACAACCTCGCGATGGTCACGCTGCTGGCGCTGCTCACCGCGATCTTCAGCGGCATCGCCAAGCTGGCCGTGGACGCCAGCATCCAGGAACGGGTCCCGGAACGGCAGCGGGCCACCGCCTTCGCCCACTCGGAGACCGCGCTCATGCTGGCCTGGGTGGCCGGCGGCGGCCTCGGCATCATCCCGTTCGACGGCCGCCTGGGCATCGGCTTCGCCGCCCTGCTCGCCGTCCTGGCCGCGGCCCGGGCCGCCTGGTCGGCCGCCCGCCTGCACAACGAACGCCTCGCGGGCCGCCCCGACGCCCTCCCCCTGGACCCGGACACCGACCCCACCGATCCCGACGCCCTCTGGACCTCGACCGCCGTCGACACGGCACCGGCGAACGGGTCGCGCCCCGGCGGTGACCCGGCCCGCCGCACCACCCCGAAGTCGCCGCGCGTGACCGGCCCGACCTCCCGGACCCGCAAGGTCGCGGCCACCACACCCGCCCCTCGCCGCCCGGCCGACTCCGGCCCCGGCGACACCGAGCGGCTCCATCCCCCGTCGACCGGCCGCCGCTGGTGGGGAGGCAGACGCAAGAACACCGCGACCGAGCCGGCCCGCCCCGCCGCACGCACCGAGAACCGCGACTGGGACGACGACCTCACCGGCGGGCCCACCACCCGGAACCCGGCGGCACCCCCCGGCTTCCACGTCTACCGGCCGTCCTCCGCCACACCCGGCACCAGCAACGACGACGGCGAGGACCTGTGA
- the thpR gene encoding RNA 2',3'-cyclic phosphodiesterase has protein sequence MGRRVVRRWPGGPRVVLTGPRLFVAVFPSEEARDHLRRHLPAHAARSPDKWHVTLAFLGDVPEEPVVEALATVPGPGPVRLHLAGSGRFGSVLWAGLLGDLEPLTAFRERVRVALTEAGFPIDGRPFHPHLTISYRFDRRVVAALADYAGPSWEVDEFSLVSSADGEYHRLWAGPL, from the coding sequence CTGGGACGACGTGTTGTTCGGCGGTGGCCCGGCGGCCCGCGAGTCGTCCTGACCGGCCCGCGCCTCTTCGTCGCCGTCTTCCCGTCCGAGGAGGCCCGCGACCATCTGCGCCGTCACCTGCCGGCGCATGCCGCCCGCAGTCCGGACAAGTGGCATGTCACCCTGGCGTTCCTCGGCGACGTGCCGGAGGAGCCGGTCGTCGAGGCTCTGGCCACGGTTCCCGGGCCCGGCCCGGTGCGTCTGCACCTGGCCGGCAGCGGGCGGTTCGGCTCGGTGCTCTGGGCCGGTCTGCTCGGTGATCTGGAGCCGTTGACGGCCTTCCGCGAACGGGTCCGGGTCGCGCTGACCGAGGCCGGGTTCCCGATCGACGGGCGGCCGTTCCACCCCCATCTGACGATCTCCTACCGGTTCGACCGCCGTGTCGTGGCGGCGCTCGCCGACTACGCCGGACCGTCCTGGGAGGTCGACGAGTTCTCCCTGGTCAGCAGCGCGGACGGCGAATATCACCGGCTCTGGGCCGGCCCGCTCTGA
- a CDS encoding NCS2 family permease — MSVDSEPGTGTAKKALDRFFEISKRGSTMSREVRGGFVTFFTMAYIVVLNPLILAGGADETGAKLPIAALAAGTALVAGVMTILMGVVARFPLALAAGLGVNALVAYEIAPEMTWADAMGLVVIEGVLIAILVLTGLRTAVFKAVPTQLKTAIGVGIGLFLMIIGLVDAGFVHRVPDAANTTVPVELGLGGTLVTWPTFVFVVGLMITLVLFVRKVKGAILIGILSTTVISIIVEAIAGLGPAVVKAGGWSLNVPALPGQIIDTPDLSLIGQFNVLDSWSTAGPLVVLMFVFTLLVTDFFDTMGTMVAVGQEGGLLDADGMPPRSTEILLVDSIAAAAGGAASVSSNTSYVESASGVGEGARTGLASVVTGVLFLVAMFFAPLVKVVPFEAASTALVVVGFLMMTAVRQIDWSDYTIALPAFLTITLMPFTYSISNGIGAGVISYVILKAATGKVREIHPMMYGIAALFVLYFARGPLESWIL, encoded by the coding sequence ATGTCTGTAGATAGCGAACCGGGTACCGGCACGGCCAAGAAGGCCCTCGACCGGTTCTTCGAGATATCCAAGCGCGGCTCGACGATGAGCCGCGAAGTGCGTGGCGGTTTCGTCACGTTCTTCACGATGGCCTACATCGTGGTGCTGAACCCGCTGATCCTGGCCGGTGGCGCGGACGAGACCGGCGCCAAGCTGCCGATCGCCGCTCTCGCGGCCGGTACGGCCCTGGTCGCCGGCGTGATGACCATCCTGATGGGCGTGGTCGCCCGGTTCCCGCTGGCGCTGGCCGCCGGCCTCGGTGTGAACGCCCTGGTGGCGTACGAGATCGCACCCGAGATGACCTGGGCCGACGCGATGGGCCTGGTGGTCATCGAGGGTGTGCTGATCGCGATCCTGGTGCTGACCGGGCTGCGTACCGCGGTGTTCAAGGCGGTGCCGACGCAGCTGAAGACCGCGATCGGCGTGGGCATCGGCCTGTTCCTGATGATCATCGGCCTGGTCGACGCCGGGTTCGTGCACCGGGTGCCGGACGCCGCCAACACCACCGTCCCGGTCGAGCTGGGCCTCGGCGGCACGCTGGTGACCTGGCCCACGTTCGTCTTCGTGGTCGGCCTGATGATCACGCTGGTGCTGTTCGTCCGCAAGGTCAAGGGCGCGATCCTGATCGGCATCCTGAGCACCACGGTCATCTCGATCATCGTGGAGGCGATCGCCGGTCTCGGCCCGGCCGTGGTCAAGGCGGGCGGCTGGTCGCTGAACGTGCCGGCGCTGCCCGGGCAGATCATCGACACTCCCGACCTGTCGCTGATCGGGCAGTTCAACGTGCTCGACTCGTGGTCGACGGCCGGTCCGCTGGTCGTGCTGATGTTCGTCTTCACGCTGCTGGTGACGGACTTCTTCGACACCATGGGCACGATGGTCGCGGTCGGCCAGGAGGGCGGGCTGCTCGACGCCGACGGCATGCCGCCGCGGTCCACCGAGATCCTGCTCGTCGACTCGATCGCCGCCGCGGCCGGTGGCGCGGCCAGCGTGTCGAGCAACACGTCGTACGTGGAGAGCGCGTCCGGTGTCGGTGAGGGCGCCCGGACCGGTCTGGCCAGCGTGGTCACCGGTGTGCTCTTCCTGGTGGCGATGTTCTTCGCGCCGCTGGTGAAGGTGGTGCCGTTCGAGGCGGCGTCGACCGCGCTCGTGGTGGTCGGCTTCCTGATGATGACCGCGGTCCGGCAGATCGACTGGTCGGACTACACCATCGCGTTGCCGGCGTTCCTCACCATCACGCTGATGCCGTTCACCTACTCGATCTCCAACGGCATCGGGGCCGGGGTGATCAGCTACGTCATCCTGAAGGCGGCCACCGGCAAGGTCCGGGAGATCCATCCGATGATGTACGGCATCGCCGCCCTGTTCGTCCTGTACTTCGCCAGGGGTCCGTTGGAGTCCTGGATCCTCTGA